One window of Plasmodium falciparum 3D7 genome assembly, chromosome: 7 genomic DNA carries:
- a CDS encoding ubiquitin carboxyl-terminal hydrolase, putative: MFHLIVYSDESLQKVKRSLNVFENIYDQNGNKFEKSVEQNIKKCMDLDVPKYIHKLIDDENKDYKEYINEDIYNFYLRKDIIQFFTCNLIQLYIKDTKNCDLYLIDECEEEKKEKEKKESKCKDDKQKYKNTQNLFKKEKHALDENNVLSSSNNTDDISVGINLPLHRSHILLILSLPTYYTFYEFFLLIQGFMNFIVHIKIFKLNGYLNFLKKKKKKKKKKKKKKFNNKNNHNNNNNNNNNNNNNNNNNNNNNNNNNNNNNNNNNNNNNNSNNNNYYYYNNCCTYSCCIDKMNKKNIKGNIKKKRTQNIHGDTQTNSYNDNTKPQSKGKQKVNTLNNESNTYIHNKELCKLNNKNYNKFAHVEKKEQKCYSENMYTHNNIYDDHLNSYDHMDDSSISSGSYLYEDYIKNVSLRQQENKSLNIRVKDNSKDRYMDNQNVLDLLHVNNDINNNNIISNINNNINGNDYNCCHKKNSLNYYNFLHTDKLLSSYNKMYHYIKKNLKKKKKIHTYSILIFFKTQIYADMFYKKFHCRNLSSFMCRNVSQKNVKNFYDNWYIYCAFVNLIYYILNYKENIENVGTNQSTRGYILNKNVSSGMSSDTYDDISDDIYDDISDDISDDIYDDIYDDISNNLRDNVGIPCAEKEMPSKYLNTSNRKINMKDHIYSSQLFNINKYEKFIKSIIIDTKICISTCLLCMELLDNDIFLLLTRNEKICINKKRNNNYYEYINLSCNVCTLIFFYDISSKLFNSDFCDILKTKNLNQQQFVGYLENLIFLSKDNMLVGQNENNDKTNGGDKTNQCDKTNQCDKTNQCDKTNQCDKTNQCDKTNQCDKTNQCDKTNQCDKTNQCGDKLPNDCSLIPMNHSDHKNKCVIKHSYKIFLNKREDVILKVLSLNNMFNKLKCKNCNNVDDIWLCLTCSNVGCGRYHKRHAQMHSSLFNHYYCINMKTKKIWNYILDTYIEERVHKNLEDITTMHSENSYDEFNKNKSNKIHSDNKNKSKKKMIPNNYHNNRSYYNIHTNEKKKKQKKNFHLLYYDNNYIDDFSIFDQEYPLCDYNKKIYYKIYDIFTNDIYINDNLKNELLYILYSQLSHESNIYNNILIELQYIYLNKLEHPKNIMKNVTEKIMELQIQNNKINLLCTHLASSIKKNNNLKNSLQEKIKFYRNINNNIILHKKNNNFNNSSNKNRNKEKMDDKDIKKIHNLDQTIKQLQEQVDALLTNL, from the coding sequence atgtttcATTTAATTGTGTACAGCGACGAAAGTCTACAAAAAGTAAAACGCTCGCTGAACgtttttgaaaatatttatgatcaAAATGGAAACAAGTTTGAAAAATCAGTTGAAcagaatattaaaaaatgtatggATTTAGATGTtccaaaatatattcataaattaattgatgatgaaaataaggattataaagaatatattaatgaagatatttataatttttatcttaGAAAAGATATTATACAATTTTTTACTTGTAATTtgatacaattatatattaaggatacaaaaaattgtgatttatatttaattgacgaatgtgaagaagaaaaaaaagaaaaagaaaaaaaagaatcaaaatgtaaagatgacaaacaaaaatataaaaatacacaaaatttatttaaaaaagaaaaacatgcacttgatgaaaataatgtttTGTCATCATCTAATAATACAGATGATATTTCTGTTGGTATTAATCTCCCGTTACATCGTTCTCATATATTACTTATACTGTCCTTACCAACGTATTACACATTTTACGagttctttttattaatacaagGTTTTATGAATTTTATTGTTCACATCAAAATATTTAAGTTAAACGGTTATTTAAACTTtctcaagaaaaaaaaaaaaaaaaaaaaaaaaaaaaaaaaaaaaaaattcaataataaaaacaaccataacaataataataataacaataataataacaataataataacaataataataacaataataataacaataataataacaataataataacaataataataacaataataataacagtaataataataattattattattataataattgttgTACTTATAGTTGTTGTATAGATAagatgaataaaaaaaatatcaagggaaatataaaaaaaaaaaggactCAAAATATACATGGGGACACACAAACGAAttcatataatgataataccAAACCTCAAAGCAAAGGTAAACAAAAAGTAAATactttaaataatgaaagtaacacatatatacataataaagaattatgtaaattaaataataagaattataataaatttgctcatgtagaaaaaaaggaacaaaaatgttatagcgaaaatatgtatacacataataatatttatgatgatCATTTAAATTCCTATGATCATATGGATGATAGCTCTATTAGTTCTGGATCGTATTTATATGaagattatattaaaaatgtgtCATTAAGACaacaagaaaataaatcattaaaTATACGTGTAAAAGATAATTCGAAAGATAGATATATGGATAATCAAAATGTTCTGGATTTATTACATGTAAATAATGACatcaacaataataatattattagtaatattaataataatataaatggtaATGATTATAATTGTTGCCATAAAAAGAAttctttaaattattataattttcttcataCAGATAAACTCTTGTCCTCATATAACAAAATGTaccattatataaaaaaaaacttaaaaaaaaaaaaaaaaattcataccTATTCGAtccttatatttttcaagaCACAAATATATGCTgatatgttttataaaaaattccaTTGTAGAAATTTAAGTTCCTTTATGTGTAGGAATGTATCAcagaaaaatgtaaaaaatttttatgataactggtatatatattgtgCATTCGtaaatttgatatattatatattaaattataaagagAATATCGAAAATGTGGGTACTAATCAATCTACTAGAGGGTAcatattaaacaaaaatgTGTCTTCTGGGATGTCTTCTGATACATATGATGATATATctgatgatatatatgatgatatatcTGATGATATATctgatgatatatatgacgatatatatgatgatatatcTAATAACTTGCGTGATAATGTCGGTATACCTTGTGCTGAGAAAGAGATGCCCTCGAAATACCTAAACACAAGTAACAGAAAGATAAATATGAAGGACCATATTTATTCTTCAcaactttttaatattaataaatatgagaaatttataaaaagtattattataGATACCAAGATATGCATTTCGACGTGTCTATTATGTATGGAATTATtagataatgatatatttcttctcttaacaagaaatgaaaaaatatgtattaataaaaaaagaaataataattattatgaatatattaatttgtcATGTAATGTATGTACcctgatatttttttatgatatttcGTCAAAATTGTTCAATAGTGACTTTTgtgatattttaaaaaccAAAAATTTGAATCAACAACAATTTGTTGGTTATCTTGAAAATTTGATTTTTCTCTCAAAGGATAATATGTTAGTTggacaaaatgaaaataatgataaaacaaATGGGGGTGATAAAACAAACCAGTGTGATAAAACAAACCAGTGTGATAAAACAAACCAGTGTGATAAAACAAACCAGTGTGATAAAACAAACCAGTGTGATAAAACAAACCAGTGTGATAAAACAAACCAGTGTGATAAAACAAACCAGTGTGATAAAACAAACCAATGTGGTGATAAATTACCTAATGATTGCTCCTTAATCCCAATGAACCATTCGGATCATAAAAACAAATGTGTAATTAAACATTCCTACAAGATATTCCTAAACAAAAGAGAAGATGTTATATTAAAAGTGTTATccttaaataatatgtttaataaattaaaatgtaaaaattgtaataatgTTGATGATATATGGTTATGTTTGACATGTTCTAATGTTGGATGTGGACGGTATCATAAACGTCATGCACAGATGCATAGTTCTTTGTTTaaccattattattgtataaaCATGAAAACAAAGAAGATATGGAATTATATACTAGATACTTATATAGAAGAAAGAGTACATAAGAATTTAGAAGATATTACTACAATGCATTCTGAAAATTCATATGATgagtttaataaaaataaaagtaataaaattcatagtgataataaaaataaaagtaaaaagaaaatgattcctaataattatcataataatcgttcttattataatatacatacaaatgaaaagaaaaaaaaacaaaaaaaaaatttccatcttttatattatgataataattatattgatgatttttcaatttttgaTCAAGAATATCCATTAtgtgattataataaaaaaatatattataaaatatatgatatatttactaatgatatatatataaatgacaatttaaaaaatgaattgttatatatattatattcacaATTATCCCATgaatctaatatatataataatattttaatagagcttcaatatatttatttaaataaacttGAACAtccaaaaaatattatgaaaaatgttACAGAGAAAATTATGGAATTACaaattcaaaataataaaataaatttattatgtacACATTTAGCTAgttctataaaaaaaaataataatttaaaaaattcattacaagaaaaaattaaattttatagaaatataaataataatattattctacacaaaaaaaataataattttaataattcatcaaataaaaatagaaataaagaaaaaatggatGATAaagacataaaaaaaatacacaatcTGGATCAAACCATAAAACAGTTGCAAGAGCAAGTGGATGCCTTATTAACAAATTTGTAA